One stretch of Arachis hypogaea cultivar Tifrunner chromosome 20, arahy.Tifrunner.gnm2.J5K5, whole genome shotgun sequence DNA includes these proteins:
- the LOC140183204 gene encoding uncharacterized protein, whose protein sequence is MAVKMLSIKAKGNVSQQIFDDFVKAMKEVMPKDNLLVSNFYEAKKLVSKLGMESNKIDCCINGCMLYYKEDDILRKECKFCHSPRYKIGKKGKQVPLKRMHYLPLIPRLRRLYASMNTTSHMRWHFDHEFKGVLEHPSNSKAWKYFDRKHPQFSQEPRNVKLGLCADGFTPFGQSGKQYSCWPIIVTPYNLPPSMCMKTPYMFLSMIIPGPRNPKTRIDVYLQPLIDELKLLWKDGVLTYDIHSKSNFVMRAALLWTINDFPAYGMLSGWMTAGRLACPYCMERTKAFQLKNGGNPSWFDCHRQFLPNNHMFRRNKDAFYKNRIERSEPPPRLTGDQIWYIVQNYDKISDVEQLEIEGYGSTHNWTKRSIFWDLPYWRHNLIRHNLDVMHIEKNVFDNIFNTVMDIKEKTKDNVKARMDLSLYCKRKNLELPEQSGGKIIKPKANYTFTLQQKRAICEWVKELRMPDGYVSNLGRCVDMKEGKLYGMKSHDCHIFMERLLPIAFSSLPEQIWKPITELSQFFRDLCSTSLREDVLNKLEENIPIVLCKLERIFPPGFFDSMEHLPIHLPFEALLGGPVQYRWMYPFERFLHHLKKKVKNKAHVEGSIVESYLIEEISYFCEYYFNQTSIDAKQNDEGDDSVEQNLSIFNLPGCFAGECKTRYLDDKEFSAAMNHILINLDFIRQDHITLSDEQVDQFIEAEFAKWFKNYGPLRIVKCWPIYKVNGFKFHTRSHSSGKSTQNYGICVKGTGYGEYENDFYGQLNEIIQVEYTGLPLKRVVLFKCEWFDPTIGKGTKVNKEYGIIQIRKNRRYGKYDPFIIAHKAIQVYFAPHPMSNTKEKAEWWFVFKTKARGEIEIETTEDFAYQEDGTNQSNNHISNDIDITVDLLDTNNEDMDEDENKDEDDDENNEDEDQNE, encoded by the exons ATGGCAGTTAAAATGTTGAGTATAAAAGCTAAAGGGAATGTATCTCAACAAATCTTTGATGATTTCGTgaaagctatgaaagaagtgatgCCGAAGGATAACTTACTTGTCTCCAATTTTTATGAAGCAAAGAAGCTAGTATCAAAACTTGGCATGGAAAGCAATAAAATTGATTGTTGCATTAATGGTTGTATGCTGTATTACAAGGAGGATGATATACTACGAAAGGAATGTAAATTTTGTCATTCTCCAAGGTACAAGATAGGTAAAAAGGGTAAACAAGTTCCTTTGAAACGAATGCACTATTTACCACTTATACCTCGTTTAAGAAGACTTTATGCTTCAATGAACACAACATCTCACATGCGATGGCATTTTGATCACGAGTTTAAAGGAGTTCTTGAGCATCCATCGAATTCAAAAGCATGGAAGTATTTTGATAGAAAACATCCACAATTTTCTCAAGAACCACGCAATGTCAAACTAGGATTATGTGCTGATGGATTCACCCCTTTTGGTCAATCCGGTAAACAATATTCATGTTGGCCAATAATTGTCACTCCGTATAACTTGCCTCCTTCTATGTGCATGAAAACTCCTTACATGTTTTTATCCATGATTATCCCTGGTCCTCGTAATCCCAAAACCAGGATTGATGTATACCTGCAGCCCTTGATTGATGAGCTAAAACTACTATGGAAAGATGGCGTTTTAACTTATGATATTCATTCCAAGTCAAATTTTGTAATGCGAGCTGCATTGTTGTGGACTATTAATGATTTTCCTGCATATGGAATGTTGTCTGGATGGATGACAGCAGGCAGGCTAGCATGCCCATACTGTATGGAACGAACCAAGGCATTCCAATTAAAAAATGGGGGAAATCCATCATGGTTTGACTGCCACAGACAATTCTTGCCAAATAATCACATGTTTAGAAGAAACAAGGATGCATTCTATAAGAATAGAATTGAGAGATCAGAACCTCCTCCAAGATTGACTGGAGATCAAATATGGTATATAGTTCAGAATTATGATAAGATAAGTGATGTTGAGCAACTTGAGATAGAAGGATATGGAAGTACGCATAATTGGaccaaaagaagcatattttggGATTTGCCTTATTGGCGTCATAATTTAATCCGTCATAACCTTGATGTAATGCATATTGAGAAGAACGTATTTGATAATATATTCAATACTGTCATGGACATCAAAGAGAAGACTAAAGATAATGTAAAGGCTAGAATGGATCTGTCATTATACTGCAAGCGAAAAAATTTAGAACTGCCAGAACAAAGTGGAGGTAAAATTATAAAACCCAAAGCAAACTACACATTTACCCTCCAGCAAAAGAGGGCAATATGTGAATGGGTGAAAGAGTTAAGGATGCCTGATGGGTATGTTTCAAATTTAGGGAGATGTGTTGACATGAAGGAGGGCAAGTTATATGGAATGAAAAGTCATGATTGTCATATATTTATGGAACGTTTACTGCCAATTGCTTTTAGTTCATTGCCAGAGCAGATATGGAAGCCAATAACAGAGTTAAGTCAATTCTTTCGAGATTTGTGCTCAACATCGTTACGAGAAGATGTTCTAAATAAGCTAGAAGAAAATATTCCAATTGTGCTATGCAAGCTAGAACGTATTTTTCCTCCTGGATTTTTTGACTCAATGGAACATCTACCTATTCATTTGCCATTTGAAGCATTGCTTGGTGGTCCTGTGCAATATAGATGGATGTATCCTTTTGAGAG GTTTCTCCATCATCTTAAGAAAAaggtcaagaacaaagcacatgttGAAGGATCTATCGTTGAATCATACCTAATTGAGGAGATTTCTTACTTTTGTGAGTACTATTTTAACCAAACTAGCATCGACGCAAAGCaaaatgatgaaggtgatgattcagTTGAGCAAAATTTGTCTATTTTTAATTTGCCTGGTTGTTTTGCTGGTGAATGCAAAACTCGTTATTTAGATGACAAAGAATTCAGTGCAGCCATGAATCATATACTAATAAACT TGGATTTCATACGCCAAGATCATATAACTTTAAGTGATGAACAAGTTGATCAATTTATTGAAGCGGAGTTTGCAAAATGGTTTAAAAATTAT GGTCCTTTAAGAATTGTTAAATGTTGGCCTATCTACAAAGTCAATGGCTTCAAGTTTCACACAAGATCTCACTCAAGTGGAAAGTCAACTCAGAATTATGGAATATGTGTCAAAGGCACAGGTTATGGTGAATATGAAAATGATTTCTATGGCCAGCTTAATGAAATTATTCAAGTTGAGTATACTGGGCTACCACTAAAGAGAGTTGTACTATTTAAATGTGAATGGTTTGATCCCACAATTGGCAAAGGAACAAAGGTAAACAAAGAGTATGGAATCATACAGATTCGAAAGAATCGACGATATGGTAAATATGATCCGTTTATCATTGCACATAAAGCAATTCAAGTATATTTTGCACCTCATCCAATGAGCAACACCAAGGAAAAAGCAGAATGGTGGTTTGTATTCAAGACTAAAGCAAGAGgtgagattgagattgaaacaacgGAGGATTTTGCATATCAAGAAGATGGCACAAATCAATCTAACAATCATATCTCAAATGATATTGACATTACTGTTGATTTACTGGATACCAATA ACGAAGATATGGATGAGGATGAGAACAAAGACGAGGACGACGACGAGAACAATGAGGATGAAGATCAAAATGAATAG